The following are encoded in a window of Methylocystis rosea genomic DNA:
- a CDS encoding DUF1254 domain-containing protein has product MRLNIPDRYLDLLPWLFATLLVAGIVHIVSVLLMPTLAPNDALARLASYVKSAAPAEGLVMLPQMAPGAETLPFEDPAFAEAVCVYDLAKGPLRVKTSVDGEDFLGLSFHGVAGRIYHSMTDRSAIKGKIDIVVGDARQIDALTSADEGDAPPPQEVRLTAPAKRGFILIRSLAKRPSDQERARSRLSAISCQRFDLPQG; this is encoded by the coding sequence ATGCGCCTGAACATTCCCGATCGCTATCTCGACCTTTTGCCGTGGCTGTTCGCGACGCTGCTTGTCGCGGGGATCGTGCATATTGTTTCGGTGCTGCTGATGCCGACCCTGGCGCCGAACGACGCGCTCGCGCGACTCGCGTCCTATGTGAAGAGCGCCGCGCCGGCGGAAGGCTTGGTGATGCTGCCGCAGATGGCGCCCGGCGCCGAGACGCTGCCCTTCGAGGACCCGGCCTTCGCCGAGGCGGTCTGCGTCTATGATCTCGCCAAGGGTCCGCTGCGGGTCAAGACGAGCGTCGACGGCGAGGATTTTCTCGGGCTCTCATTTCACGGCGTCGCCGGCCGCATCTATCATTCCATGACCGATCGTTCGGCGATCAAGGGCAAGATCGACATCGTCGTCGGCGACGCGCGCCAGATCGACGCGCTGACGAGCGCCGATGAGGGCGACGCGCCGCCGCCGCAGGAAGTGCGCCTCACGGCGCCGGCGAAGCGCGGCTTTATTCTGATCCGCTCCTTGGCCAAGCGCCCGTCCGATCAGGAGCGCGCGCGCAGCCGTTTGAGCGCGATCAGCTGCCAGCGTTTCGACCTGCCGCAGGGGTAG
- a CDS encoding SRPBCC family protein gives MTDLATPNAYGALTEPATLTIERLLPGPIERVWAYLTESELRRKWLAAGPMEMKVGAPFEFVWRNDELTDPPGQRPTGFGDEHRMQSRITEVDPPRKLAFAWQGSGDVSFELEPRGDHVLLTVIHRRLPDRATLLKVGAGWHMHLDILVARATGKKPAPFWEGWSQLQKEYDKRMPA, from the coding sequence ATGACCGATCTTGCAACGCCAAATGCTTATGGCGCGCTTACCGAACCCGCCACCTTGACGATCGAGCGCCTTCTCCCCGGCCCCATAGAGCGCGTCTGGGCCTATCTCACGGAGAGCGAACTGCGCCGCAAATGGCTGGCGGCGGGGCCTATGGAGATGAAGGTCGGCGCGCCCTTCGAATTCGTCTGGCGCAACGACGAACTGACCGATCCGCCTGGTCAGCGGCCGACCGGCTTTGGCGACGAGCACCGGATGCAAAGCCGCATCACCGAGGTCGATCCGCCCCGCAAGCTTGCCTTCGCATGGCAAGGCAGCGGCGACGTTTCTTTCGAACTCGAGCCAAGGGGAGATCATGTGCTGCTGACCGTGATCCATCGACGTCTGCCCGACCGCGCAACCCTCTTGAAGGTCGGAGCCGGCTGGCACATGCACCTCGACATCTTGGTCGCCCGGGCGACAGGCAAGAAGCCGGCGCCATTCTGGGAAGGCTGGAGCCAGCTGCAAAAGGAGTACGACAAGCGGATGCCCGCCTGA
- a CDS encoding DUF1214 domain-containing protein, whose product MDLKPYANYLRAASAMIAGVGIGLFATILSLNAGYGFNSLRAGPWTAWPHIGGADIDPYARAVISRSGEAPLGRDQGLAFIARADSNGAPLSAECEYRIIDPLPAARFWTIALANPHGRLLANPTERYGYSSVDVLRKEGGAFEIDVAREARPGNWLSPGEAKDFVVMLRLYDTPLDIESTPDPNSFPKIVKLGCA is encoded by the coding sequence TTGGACCTCAAGCCTTACGCAAATTATCTGCGCGCCGCCTCGGCGATGATCGCCGGCGTCGGCATCGGCCTGTTTGCGACCATCCTGTCGCTCAACGCCGGCTATGGGTTCAATTCTCTGCGCGCCGGGCCGTGGACCGCCTGGCCGCATATCGGCGGCGCCGATATCGACCCTTATGCGCGGGCGGTCATCTCGCGTTCTGGAGAAGCGCCGCTCGGCCGCGATCAGGGACTGGCCTTCATCGCGCGCGCCGACTCCAATGGCGCGCCGCTGAGCGCCGAATGCGAATATCGGATTATCGATCCCTTGCCCGCCGCGCGCTTCTGGACGATCGCGCTGGCGAACCCCCACGGCCGGCTCCTCGCCAATCCCACCGAGCGCTACGGCTATTCCTCGGTCGACGTTCTGCGCAAGGAGGGCGGCGCCTTTGAGATCGACGTCGCGCGCGAGGCGCGGCCCGGCAATTGGCTGTCGCCGGGCGAGGCGAAGGACTTCGTCGTCATGCTGCGGCTCTATGATACGCCGCTCGACATCGAGTCGACTCCGGATCCAAATTCCTTTCCAAAAATCGTGAAGCTCGGATGCGCCTGA
- a CDS encoding ArsR/SmtB family transcription factor — translation MVELEAPQLDAVFHALGDATRRRMLRELAKSERTVGQLAAPFAISLAAASKHVKALENAGLIRREVRGRAHICRLAPGPLASAHAWLSFYARFWTDRLDALEGLLLTEDTGRSNACKGDDS, via the coding sequence ATGGTTGAATTAGAAGCCCCCCAACTTGACGCCGTCTTTCACGCGCTCGGCGACGCCACGCGCCGGCGCATGCTTCGCGAACTCGCCAAGAGCGAACGAACCGTCGGCCAGCTTGCGGCGCCTTTCGCGATCTCGCTGGCTGCCGCCTCGAAGCACGTCAAGGCGCTTGAGAATGCAGGGCTGATCCGGCGCGAAGTGCGCGGCCGCGCCCATATCTGCCGCCTCGCTCCCGGTCCGCTCGCCAGCGCCCACGCGTGGCTGAGTTTCTACGCGCGCTTTTGGACAGACCGTCTGGATGCGCTCGAAGGCCTCCTCCTGACGGAGGACACAGGCCGTTCCAACGCCTGCAAAGGAGACGACTCATGA